In Erigeron canadensis isolate Cc75 chromosome 6, C_canadensis_v1, whole genome shotgun sequence, the following are encoded in one genomic region:
- the LOC122604827 gene encoding putative RING-H2 finger protein ATL71 — protein MNTSTTAAIEPPYVTDNECPHRTSNNLFVIAFFLTVFLMFTITYACYFFKRSRSPLPPPNLSFGRVTITNYDEAHDNQLLRFSRGLDDDVLLAFPMFIYSDATIAQKGDNAMTTIDTKCLPSGCSICLADYKQADVVRLLPECRHLFHVKCIDTWLKVHPTCPVCRNSPLAGFVAVSIQGS, from the coding sequence ATGAACACCTCCACGACGGCCGCCATAGAACCACCGTATGTCACCGACAACGAGTGCCCGCATAGAACCAGCAACAACTTATTTGTCATCGCATTTTTCCTCACTGTCTTCCTAATGTTCACCATCACCTACGCATGTTACTTCTTCAAGCGGTCAAGATCACCCCTGCCACCGCCCAACCTTTCTTTTGGTCGTGTAACCATCACTAATTATGACGAAGCACACGATAACCAGCTCCTACGATTCTCTCGAGGCCTTGATGACGATGTTCTTTTGGCTTTTCCAATGTTTATTTACTCTGACGCCACGATAGCTCAAAAGGGTGACAACGCCATGACTACCATTGATACCAAGTGTCTACCTTCTGGTTGCTCAATATGCTTGGCTGATTATAAACAAGCAGACGTCGTTCGGCTATTACCAGAATGTAGACACTTGTTTCATGTTAAGTGTATAGATACATGGTTGAAGGTTCATCCAACTTGTCCTGTGTGCCGGAACTCCCCCCTTGCCGGTTTTGTAGCAGTATCAATACAAGGAAGttga
- the LOC122604828 gene encoding RING-H2 finger protein ATL70-like, giving the protein MDAPTGSIEPQYPIPAPKGSRDYLYVVGFFGLVVLLLALTYFSYKCKRSSSSPTISFGPPIYREAASNRHLLRTTSRGLDDDILVTFPTFLYSDESTVRDENNNDANNGSAGDCSICLVNYKREDVVRKLPECGHLFHVRCVDTWLKAHPTCPVCRKSPLVGTTLPYIIN; this is encoded by the coding sequence ATGGATGCCCCAACGGGCTCCATAGAACCACAGTACCCCATCCCGGCCCCGAAAGGAAGCAGGGACTACTTATATGTAGTCGGGTTCTTTGGTTTGGTCGTCCTTCTACTGGCCCTTACCTACTTTTCTTACAAGTGCAAGCGCTCTTCTTCATCACCCACCATCTCTTTTGGTCCCCCCATATATAGAGAGGCCGCCTCCAACCGCCACCTTCTAAGAACTACTTCTCGAGGCCTTGATGATGATATTCTCGTGACTTTCCCGACGTTCCTCTACTCTGATGAATCCACCGTGCGTGATGAGAATAATAACGATGCCAATAATGGCTCCGCCGGTGATTGCTCTATATGTTTGGTGAATTATAAGCGGGAAGATGTTGTTCGGAAACTGCCAGAGTGTGGACACTTGTTTCATGTAAGGTGTGTAGATACGTGGTTGAAGGCTCATCCTACTTGCCCCGTGTGTCGAAAATCGCCCCTTGTTGGGACGACGTTGCCATATATAATCAATTAA